The proteins below are encoded in one region of Methanofollis aquaemaris:
- a CDS encoding winged helix-turn-helix transcriptional regulator, giving the protein MPSEVRDAVNPLSSDKAWAVFMALMRHGDLRFSELKAIFESSSSGDIDKFLKKLEMAGIVERKVKDLGDAGDSSRVYYGVSYLGRRLNESLLQGLFGLRNPSDQPEPRLDHGASCSAQNKGIVSGGTPEYTARLKTSPGVRTGEDNHAPASRREEQVRDRRARKKGLNHLRS; this is encoded by the coding sequence ATGCCATCAGAAGTTCGTGATGCCGTCAATCCTCTCTCCAGCGACAAGGCATGGGCGGTGTTTATGGCCCTGATGCGTCATGGAGACCTGAGGTTCTCCGAATTAAAAGCGATCTTTGAGTCCAGTTCTTCAGGGGATATAGACAAATTCCTGAAAAAACTGGAGATGGCAGGTATCGTCGAGAGAAAGGTGAAAGATCTCGGCGATGCCGGCGATTCCTCAAGGGTATATTATGGGGTCTCATATCTGGGCCGGAGACTGAATGAATCACTTCTTCAGGGTCTTTTTGGTCTCAGGAACCCATCAGACCAACCGGAGCCGCGTCTTGATCATGGGGCGAGTTGTTCGGCACAGAACAAGGGCATCGTGAGTGGCGGCACCCCCGAATATACGGCCCGGTTGAAGACTTCCCCCGGAGTGAGAACCGGAGAGGATAACCACGCGCCGGCGTCCCGGCGCGAGGAGCAGGTGCGGGACCGGAGAGCCAGGAAAAAAGGACTGAACCACCTCAGATCTTGA
- a CDS encoding pyridoxal phosphate-dependent aminotransferase, with the protein MQQMYAIRTDPRIDAVAVPENLRVGLMVAEQRKRCSAIGCHARFFNFAFGQSPFPVPPGLVTSLKREATLGHYTEAAGTEELREAVAGFYARHFGVRAEPERVVVGNGSKELIYIIFSMMEATAVIPSPAWIGYAPIIKLLGKEYRTLPPRPERGYRLDPADLRAVLAAHPAERHILIFNNPNNPTGALYTKPELEAIAAICREYGCLVIADEIYALTTYEFERFTSMGTVYPEGTFVTGGLSKDRSAAGYRLGTCILPEDCPEELVTDFTKVAATMYTSASTPVQYAAITAYAEDPAIEEYMRTARAVHGIICRYMSKAVSTIDGVMTTVPEGGFYFLADFNLLADDLKQYGVTRSNDLSTALLAHPHHVATIGGDAVMLPQDRFGIRVACVDYDGRRALDLYREERPTTSLDRTAFVHEVAPLMVDGVGAMRRFVEEVRKEAR; encoded by the coding sequence ATGCAGCAGATGTATGCGATCAGGACAGATCCACGGATCGATGCGGTCGCCGTCCCTGAGAACCTGCGGGTCGGACTGATGGTCGCGGAGCAGAGAAAGCGGTGCAGCGCTATCGGGTGCCATGCCAGGTTCTTCAACTTCGCCTTCGGGCAGTCGCCTTTCCCGGTGCCGCCCGGACTGGTGACGTCGTTGAAACGGGAGGCCACACTCGGACATTACACCGAGGCCGCCGGGACCGAGGAACTGCGCGAAGCGGTGGCCGGGTTCTATGCACGCCACTTCGGTGTCCGGGCCGAACCTGAGCGGGTCGTCGTGGGCAACGGCTCCAAGGAACTCATCTATATCATCTTCTCGATGATGGAGGCGACCGCGGTGATCCCGTCGCCGGCCTGGATCGGGTATGCCCCGATCATCAAACTGCTCGGCAAGGAGTACAGGACGCTTCCGCCCAGGCCCGAGCGGGGCTATCGGCTCGACCCGGCGGACCTGAGGGCGGTGCTTGCCGCCCATCCGGCAGAGCGCCACATCCTCATCTTCAACAACCCCAACAACCCGACCGGCGCCCTGTACACAAAACCGGAACTGGAGGCGATCGCGGCGATCTGCCGGGAGTACGGGTGTCTGGTGATCGCCGACGAGATCTACGCGCTCACGACATACGAGTTCGAGCGCTTCACCTCGATGGGCACGGTGTATCCCGAGGGAACCTTCGTCACCGGAGGGCTCTCGAAGGACCGCTCGGCTGCAGGCTACCGCCTGGGCACATGCATCCTGCCGGAGGACTGCCCCGAAGAACTGGTCACCGATTTCACGAAGGTGGCGGCGACGATGTACACCTCGGCCTCCACCCCGGTACAGTACGCCGCGATCACGGCGTACGCCGAAGACCCGGCGATCGAGGAATATATGCGGACGGCGAGGGCGGTCCACGGGATCATCTGCCGGTATATGAGCAAGGCGGTCTCCACCATCGACGGCGTGATGACGACGGTGCCTGAGGGCGGGTTCTACTTCCTCGCCGACTTCAACCTCCTTGCCGACGACCTCAAACAGTACGGGGTCACCCGTTCCAACGACCTCAGCACCGCCCTCCTCGCCCATCCGCACCATGTGGCGACGATCGGCGGGGACGCCGTCATGCTCCCCCAGGACCGGTTCGGGATCAGGGTGGCCTGCGTCGACTATGACGGTCGGCGGGCCCTCGACCTGTACCGCGAGGAGCGCCCCACCACCAGCCTCGACAGGACGGCCTTCGTCCACGAGGTGGCGCCGCTGATGGTCGATGGCGTCGGGGCGATGCGCCGGTTCGTGGAGGAGGTGCGCAAGGAGGCGCGGTGA